In Carya illinoinensis cultivar Pawnee chromosome 7, C.illinoinensisPawnee_v1, whole genome shotgun sequence, the following are encoded in one genomic region:
- the LOC122315004 gene encoding transcription factor MYB1-like, protein MGRAPCCEKVGLKKGRWTSEEDKILLNYIQANGEGSWRSLPKNAGLLRCGKSCRLRWINYLRGDLKRGNISAEEELIIIKLHASMGNRWSVIASQLPGRTDNEIKNYWNSHLSRKIHTFRRVSRTETLPTIMDLAKVDIPVKRRGGRTSRWAMMKKDKKYIQKHVGIQTTIPKDSTVNTTGAIPTTALVKETTLSTAMIDDCMVLDRPDQVKDKERDNSLVLCPDDQERKYENQVVLFPSGHEKETETLGPYDHEVDDIDGVWLGFDYNMSNGLMDSNGILTLNDKGNENLDNHNVMGTIHHDVEEKDSTGFVCANKMAMAAIEDLESVNYSSNGESGEWYSCSSMASGFDDGVDNWEWEGVVQGNGISGMLSWLWESDNLEGDSSNLAGIDPDKQDAMVAWLLS, encoded by the exons ATGGGAAGGGCTCCTTGCTGTGAGAAAGTCGGCTTGAAGAAGGGAAGATGGACTTCGGAGGAGGATAAAATCTTGCTCAATTATATTCAGGCCAACGGGGAAGGGTCATGGAGGTCATTGCCAAAGAATGCCG GGTTACTGAGATGTGGAAAGAGCTGCAGACTGAGATGGATTAACTACCTGAGAGGCGACCTGAAGAGGGGAAACATTTCTGCTGAAGAGGAGCTAATTATCATAAAGCTGCATGCTTCAATGGGAAATAG GTGGTCTGTAATAGCAAGTCAACTGCCTGGAAGAACAGACaacgaaataaaaaattactggAACTCTCACTTGAGCAGAAAGATTCATACGTTCAGGAGGGTTTCCCGTACCGAAACCCTACCGACGATCATGGACTTAGCCAAGGTGGACATACCTGTTAAGCGAAGAGGCGGGAGAACCAGTCGATGGGCCATGATGAAGAAAGACAAGAAATACATCCAAAAACATGTTGGGATTCAGACGACAATACCTAAAGATAGCACTGTGAATACAACAGGAGCAATCCCAACAACAGCGTTGGTGAAAGAGACCACCTTGTCCACTGCCATGATAGACGATTGCATGGTTTTGGATCGTCCAGATCAGGTTAAAGACAAGGAGAGAGACAACAGCCTGGTTTTGTGCCCTGATGATCAGGAAAGGAAATATGAGAACCAAGTGGTACTGTTCCCAAGTGGTCATGAGAAAGAGACTGAAACTTTGGGACCATATGATCATGAGGTCGACGATATTGATGGGGTTTGGTTGGGTTTTGATTACAATATGAGCAATGGTTTGATGGATTCAAATGGGATTCTAACTTTAAACGATAAGGGGAATGAAAATCTTGATAATCATAATGTCATGGGTACTATTCATCATGATGTTGAGGAGAAAGATAGTACAGGGTTCGTGTGTGCAAACAAGATGGCGATGGCGGCTATTGAGGATCTTGAGAGTGTTAATTACAGTTCAAATGGAGAGAGTGGGGAATGGTATTCCTGCTCTTCAATGGCTTCTGGTTTTGATGATGGGGTTGATAATTGGGAATGGGAGGGTGTTGTACAAGGAAATGGGATATCGGGTATGTTATCCTGGCTGTGGGAGAGTGATAACTTGGAAGGAGATAGTTCTAACTTGGCAGGTATAGATCCTGACAAACAAGATGCTATGGTGGCTTGGCTCCTATCCTGA